A segment of the Syntrophales bacterium genome:
GGTTGTGTTTGCCCTGGCGGGCATAACCGACGGGCTCGACGGCTTCCTTGCCCGCCACCTTGACCAGAGAACCGAGTTGGGATCCTACCTCGATCCTCTGGCGGACAAGGCGCTGCTTATTTCATCCTTTGTCGTCCTTGCCCTGCTGGGAGTACTCCCGGGCTGGCTCACGGTTATCGTCATAAGCAGGGACTGCATCATTTTTTTCGGCATCGTCATACTGTTCCTCATGGCAGTTCCCTTTGACATGAAACCCACGCTTGTGAGCAAAGTCACCACGTTCCTGCAGATCGCGACCGTTCTGGCGGCGCTGGTTCTTCTCAGCATGCCGGACATCACGGCGCCGCTCCTCACGTCTGTCCTCTTCTGGGTCACGGCAGCCTTCACGGGAGTATCAGGGCTTCATTACATAGGGCTGGCCATCGGCTACATCAACAGGAAAGGTCTCTCTCCGCCCCAATCCCGCCTGGACAAACCACACCGGTGACGGCTTCGTAAAAAATGGCACCGGAGGCACGACCTCCGGCATCGTAACCGGATGCTTCGTCGCGCTCCGGCCTCCGCCATCGGGCGCCTACTCCGGAATACGATGCATTCTTCAGGACGCGTTCGCTGCGTCTTGGGGACCTGTTTACAAAGCCGTCCCGCAGTGGACGTTTTTCGACTTTGTTCGATATCGTCATTAATACTTGAGTAAAGGTATCGATGCTGATATACGTTTCAGGTTGTTTTATGACTCCATGATGACAGGGAGTATCGAATGAATCACCGCTCCAACTTCAGTTCCGGACCCTGCAGCAAGCGTCCCGGATGGCACCTGTCGTGCCTGAAAGAAGCGGCCGTTGGACGGTCGCACAGAAGCGCCTTGGGCAAAAAGAAACTTGCCCGGGCAATCAGTGAAAGCAAACGGATTCTCGGGATACCCGACGACTACTTGCTGGGCATTTTCCCGGGTTCCGACACGGGGGCCTTCGAGGCCGCTCTGTGGTCTCTTCTCGGACCCCTGCCGGTAACGGTTCTTGTCTGGGAAAGCTTCGGTGAGGGCTGGGCAAAGGATGTGGCCGGACAGCTGAAGCTCAATCCCGTCATTCGGAAAGCCGAGTACGGCGAGATTCCCGATCTGGATGCCGTCGACTGGTCGAACGACGTTGTCTTCGTGGCCAACGGAACAACCAGCGGCGTCAAGATACCCCACTGGGACTGGATCCCGGACTCACGTCGCGGGCTCAGCATATGTGATGCCACGAGCGCTGTCTTCGCCATGCCCGTTGACTGGTCGAAAACAGATGTCCTCACCTACTCGTGGCAGAAATGCCTGGGCGGCGAAGCAGGTCACGGAGTCCTCGTACTCAGTCCCCGGGCCGTGGAACGCATCGAATCCCACGAACCTCCCTGGCCGATACCGAAGGTATTCCGCATGAAAGAAAAGGGGACCGTCAACCGCGGCATTTTCGAGGGCAACACCATCAACACGCCTTCAATGATCTGTGTTGAAGACTACCTGGACGCCCTGGCCTGGGCATCCGATACGGGTCTTGACGGTCTCATTGAACGAAGCATGAAAAACCTCGCGATCGTTGAAGACTGGGTAGCGAGCTTGGAGTGGATCGATTTCCTGGCGGCACGAAAGGAAATCAGGTCAAACACAGCGGTCTGCCTCACCATCACCCATCCCCGGTTCAGGGAACTGCCGAAGGATGAACAGGCGGCGCACATCAAGACCGTCGTCAATACCCTGAGCGCATCGTCCATCGCCCACGACACGGGATCCTACAAGGATGCTCCCCCGGGATTTCGTTTCTGGTGCGGCCCCACTGTCGAATCCGACGACCTGGTTCGCGCCCTCGAGGGCCTCAGGAAGACCTGTCTTGAAACAATACCTGTTCTGAAAGCATGAAAGGATGTCCATGAAAAGAGTACTTGTCAGCGATACACTGTCACCGGAAGGAATAGATATCTTCAGAAACACTCCCGGAATAGAAGTGGATGTGATGACCAACCTGACGCCGGATGAACTCAAGGCGGTCATCAAGGATTACGACGGCCTTGCCGTACGCAGCGCTTCGAAGATAACGGCCGACGTCATTGCCCGCGCGGACAAACTTGCCGTAATCGGACGGGCCGGCATCGGCCTCGACAACGTGGACGCCGAGGCGGCAAGCAAGCGCGGCATCGTGGTCATGAACACGCCGGGAGGCAACACCATAACGACGGCGGAACACGCCATCGCGATGATGCTTTCCCTTGCCCGGAAAATACCCCAGGCCACCATTTCCATGAAATCTGAAAAATGGCAGAAAAATGCCTTCATGGGATCCGAGGTAAACAACAAGACACTGGGAATCATCGGCATCGGACGGGTCGGCTCCATCGTCGCAAACCGGGCCCAGGGCCTGAAAATGCAAGTTATCGCCTATGACCCCTTCATTTCTCCCGAAGCGGCTGAAAAGGCGGGAATCCGCCTGCACACGCTTGACGAGGTCCTGGCCGCGTCTGATTTTATCTCCGTCCACACGCCCCTTACGGATGACACGAGAGGCCTCATCAACGCCGCGGCATTCGAAAAAATGAAAAACGGCGTGTACATTATCAATTGTGCCAGAGGCGGAATCGTGGTTGAAGAAGATCTCTACCAGGCCCTTGTTTCCCGAAAGGTCGCCGGGGCCGCCCTGGACGTTTTTGAAGAAGAGCCCTCAAAAAACTATAAGCTCATGAAGCACGAGTCCGTCATCTGCACCCCTCACCTGGGCGCGTCGACGGACGAAGCCCAGCGGAACGTTGCCATTGCCATCGCCCAGCAGGTCGTTGACTATCTCACGAAGGGAGAAATCAGAAACGCCGTCAATTTCCCTTCCCTGAGCGCGGAAGCCCTGGCCCTGCTGCGACCCCACCTTATCCTGGCTGAAAAAATGGGTAGGCTGCAGTCCCAGACCCTCACCGGGGGTACCCGAAGAATAGAGATTCAGTATAGTGGCGAAATCCTTGAATATAATGTTGCTCCCGTCACCATAGCCTTCCTGAAGGGGTTCCTGACGCCGATCCTGAAGGAGACTGTGAATTTCATCAACGCGCCCATCATTGCCGGGGAACGCGGCATCCGGGTAATCGAATCAAAAAGTACCGAGATCAGGGATTACACCACCATGATATCCTCCCGGATCATCACCACGGCGGAGGAATCGCTCGTGGAAGGCTCTATCTTCGGGCGGCGCGATCCCCGCATTGTGCGTATCAACGAATTTACCCTGGACGTCATGCCCGAAGGACACATGATTCTTCTGTACAATTATGACAAGCCGGGCGTTATCGGCAACATCGGCCTTACTCTCGGCAACATCGGGATCAACATCGCCCGGCTGAACCTGAGCAGGGAGTTGATCGACCAGAAGGCCCTCGTTGTTTTGAGTACCGACAGTCCCGCCAATGACGCGGTCCTGGTACAGCTCAAGCAACTGCCTAACATGATTTCCGTTACCCGTATAGAAATGTAGGGAAATCTTTCGGACCTGGAGAACTTCATGGCTAGCATCGTTATTGTCGGAACCCAATGGGGTGACGAAGGAAAAGGCAAGATCGTCGATCTCTATTCCCAGGAGGCCGATGTTATTGTGCGCTTCCAGGGAGGTAACAATGCGGGACACACGCTGGTAGTCAATGATCAACAGACTATCCTGCATCTGATTCCGTCAGGTATCCTGCATGCCAACAAAACCTGCATCCTTGGAAGCGGCATGGTCATCAACCCGAAAGTTCTGCTTGAAGAGATGGACCTCCTCGCACAGCGGGGTCTCCTCCATGCAAATACGATGCTGCATATAAGTGACGCGGCCCACGTCATAATGCCCTACCACAGTCGTCTTGACCTGGCCCGGGAGTCGAAAAAGAAAACCATGAAAATCGGGACAACGGGACGAGGGATCGGTCCGGCCTACGAGGACAAGGTTTCCCGGGTCGGAATCCGCGTCAGCGATCTTCTGAACGAAAAGGTATTCAGTCGTAAACTGAGATACAACATCAGGGAGAAAAATCATTACCTGCTCAACTACTGCGGAGAAAAACCTGTCAGTTTCAAAAAAATTCACGATGAATACATGGGCTATGCCGACCGCTTGAGGTCTTACTGCACCAACACGGCCATGCTCCTTGACCGGTCAATTAAGGCGGGAAAGCACATCCTTTTCGAGGGAGCCCAGGGGACACACCTCGATATCGATCACGGAACCTACCCTTTCGTCACCTCGTCAAGCACGGTCGCGGGGAATGCCTGCTCGGGTTCCGGCGTAGGTCCCACGGACATAACAGCCGTCATAGGAATCTGCAAGGCCTATACAACCCGTGTGGGAAGCGGCCCTTTTGTCACGGAACTCCATGACAAAACAGGCAGACGACTCCAGGAGAAAGGCAAG
Coding sequences within it:
- a CDS encoding adenylosuccinate synthase; protein product: MASIVIVGTQWGDEGKGKIVDLYSQEADVIVRFQGGNNAGHTLVVNDQQTILHLIPSGILHANKTCILGSGMVINPKVLLEEMDLLAQRGLLHANTMLHISDAAHVIMPYHSRLDLARESKKKTMKIGTTGRGIGPAYEDKVSRVGIRVSDLLNEKVFSRKLRYNIREKNHYLLNYCGEKPVSFKKIHDEYMGYADRLRSYCTNTAMLLDRSIKAGKHILFEGAQGTHLDIDHGTYPFVTSSSTVAGNACSGSGVGPTDITAVIGICKAYTTRVGSGPFVTELHDKTGRRLQEKGKEFGATTGRKRRCGWLDMVMVRQSVRLSGITGIALTKLDVLTGLDTIRICTAYRLETGELIDYLPSDVESLTTCTPVYEELAGWEENIRTARSMEDLPHTVRKFIDRIEEMSDTEVVLVSVGPGRHETIIVRNPFR
- a CDS encoding phosphoserine transaminase, with amino-acid sequence MNHRSNFSSGPCSKRPGWHLSCLKEAAVGRSHRSALGKKKLARAISESKRILGIPDDYLLGIFPGSDTGAFEAALWSLLGPLPVTVLVWESFGEGWAKDVAGQLKLNPVIRKAEYGEIPDLDAVDWSNDVVFVANGTTSGVKIPHWDWIPDSRRGLSICDATSAVFAMPVDWSKTDVLTYSWQKCLGGEAGHGVLVLSPRAVERIESHEPPWPIPKVFRMKEKGTVNRGIFEGNTINTPSMICVEDYLDALAWASDTGLDGLIERSMKNLAIVEDWVASLEWIDFLAARKEIRSNTAVCLTITHPRFRELPKDEQAAHIKTVVNTLSASSIAHDTGSYKDAPPGFRFWCGPTVESDDLVRALEGLRKTCLETIPVLKA
- the serA gene encoding phosphoglycerate dehydrogenase gives rise to the protein MKRVLVSDTLSPEGIDIFRNTPGIEVDVMTNLTPDELKAVIKDYDGLAVRSASKITADVIARADKLAVIGRAGIGLDNVDAEAASKRGIVVMNTPGGNTITTAEHAIAMMLSLARKIPQATISMKSEKWQKNAFMGSEVNNKTLGIIGIGRVGSIVANRAQGLKMQVIAYDPFISPEAAEKAGIRLHTLDEVLAASDFISVHTPLTDDTRGLINAAAFEKMKNGVYIINCARGGIVVEEDLYQALVSRKVAGAALDVFEEEPSKNYKLMKHESVICTPHLGASTDEAQRNVAIAIAQQVVDYLTKGEIRNAVNFPSLSAEALALLRPHLILAEKMGRLQSQTLTGGTRRIEIQYSGEILEYNVAPVTIAFLKGFLTPILKETVNFINAPIIAGERGIRVIESKSTEIRDYTTMISSRIITTAEESLVEGSIFGRRDPRIVRINEFTLDVMPEGHMILLYNYDKPGVIGNIGLTLGNIGINIARLNLSRELIDQKALVVLSTDSPANDAVLVQLKQLPNMISVTRIEM
- a CDS encoding CDP-alcohol phosphatidyltransferase family protein, coding for MNIPNTLTLFRIILVPVVIILLIQGFFAAALVVFALAGITDGLDGFLARHLDQRTELGSYLDPLADKALLISSFVVLALLGVLPGWLTVIVISRDCIIFFGIVILFLMAVPFDMKPTLVSKVTTFLQIATVLAALVLLSMPDITAPLLTSVLFWVTAAFTGVSGLHYIGLAIGYINRKGLSPPQSRLDKPHR